In Tursiops truncatus isolate mTurTru1 chromosome 10, mTurTru1.mat.Y, whole genome shotgun sequence, the sequence GTTTAATATCAGTAGAATATACATTCAAGAATATTTTACGTAAATTCATTGATAATTGATCAATAAGAGGTTATGAAGAGGAACCGTGAAGTGTTGGTGGTATGTCTTCTAGGCTCTTTTAGCTTGAAGGACAGCTGCCATTCTCTTCGGAATACTCTGCCGGACTACTGCTCTTTGATGGAACATGTCTCTGGCCTGTACTGGCAGGGCATATGGTCTTGTTCAGTGTTCAAGGTGTCAGGAATTCAAAAGTTTCTGTATAGGAAATGTGAAAGCATGATGATAAACCCAGATGAGTTGGATGCATTTGTTTCCATTCAGATTCACCAGGACACGAAACTCACCAAGCATGTGCCTTTGCTCAAAAAGACCCTGGAGCTGTTAGTTTGCAGAGTGAAAGCCATGCTCATCCTCAACAATTGCCGAGAGGCTTTTTGGCTGGGCAATCTCAAAAACCGGGACTTGCAGGTAAGCCTGGGAGCCCGCCAGTAGCAATCTCCTACTTCCTTTCTTTGTGCGAGCATTGGAAAGTATCTAAGGAAGGTCACCTAAGCCCCACTCTCAATACTCAAAACTGCTTTTCTCAAATCTGTGACTGTTTAGCTCTTAACGTTAGGGTACATTGCCTTTGGGCCCTGGTTGCAGGTTGCACTCCTCATCCCAGGCAGCGAAGGCACCAAAACATACCATTGATATCAACAAGGCCTCAGACATAGAGGAGCAGATCAGGAAAACCTCCTTCCATAGCTAGAGGGATACCTTTAAGCCCTAATGTGGGtagatttagaatatttttgtatataaaactttgtttgtttagttattttgggttttttcccctaaaaccagtctgtcttgttcctgaaattATTCTCTGGCTAATTTTAACAAATGAGCATTTCTTAGTTCTTTCAATTGTCTGACTGACTGGCTGAAATCTTGTTTTGCTTATACTACTACTTTGGAGTTATAGCATTTTTCAAATACAGTGCAAGCCCTCCTCATTCATGCTTACAACATCTGAGTCTTAAAATCTTATatacgacaaaaaaaaaaaaaaaaaaaatctgggcttccctggtggcacagtggttgagagtctgcctgccgatgcaggggacacaggttcgtgccccggtccaggcggatcccacatgccgtggagccatggccgctgagcctgcacgtccagagcctgtgctccgcagcgggagaggccacaatggtgagaggcccgcgtaccgcaaaaaaaaaaaaagaaaagaaaagaaaaaatcttatgTATGAAAAGAATAGCTCCCCAGAGAATTAGCTTCCTTTCTTCACTTCAATCTCTTGCTTccatgagaaaattgaagctcagcAAAGTTAAGTAAACTTATCATTCAGCCATAAGTGAGTGGAGCAAGGGTTTGAGTCCAAACAGTCCTGATCCAGATTTGATGTTCTTAAACCATTTTAGTGTACCATCCTTTAGCCTCTACATGGCCATTTGTGATTGGTGTGTTGGTGTTCATGCTCACATACCTTAAGGTATTTGGGAAACTTTAGAACCATATTCAGCATTACCTGAAAGAGTCACCAATACAGTCTGGTCTTGTAAAACTAGTATGATATTAGAATACAAAGATGAACCTTTAAAACTACATATTGTATCAGAGCCACAAGCATCTTAGAAATCTTGGGTTGATTATCACTTCTCTAGATGCTGGATCACAGGTTGGTGTCCGTGTTTGACCATATTTGAATGACTGAATATCTTTCTTTGCTTTGTCTATAAACTAAGCCTTTCTCCCCTTGAGACCCCATATGTGATCATTTATAACCCACTGTTTGTCCTGGCCCATTCACATTCAGGGTGAAGAGATTATATCCCAGAATTCCCAGGAGAGCACAGCAGATGAGAGTGAGGATGATACGTCATCCCAGGTCTCCAAGAGCAAAGGAACAGAGGTATGTCTGTAAAAGGCACCAGAGTGGCATTGATGGTAGAGAGTGCAGAATTTTCCCTGCTTGATTTTATAATCAGATACTTCTATGCCCATCTCCATTCCCTCCAAAAAAGCTTCTGTGCTGATGTGAATTCTGTGGGggccagaaaaaaacccacacgaTATTATAATCACTCAATATTTTAATCACAACTTGAGTATCTGGAGTTGTTTGTAGCATATGTTATAGAGTTGAAAGTTCCCTTCCATTATAGCCTCCTGAATTCATATCTGAAACCATTTTAGAGGGGAGATGAGAAGAGGTCAAAGTGTTCTCTAAGTGTTGAGAAGAATGAGTTAAACCATTTAAACATGTTGTTTGAGTATCTAAAATAGAAATGTGAAAGCTAAAGCACAGAATCAAAAGCTGCTACCACTGAGGACTAAAGTAAGAGTAGGAGTCCTTATGCTCTTTTGGGCTACTACCAATGCTTTTGAGACTTTaaagaaagctaaagaaaaatgtatatatttattaaagtttGTTACAATTCAGGTgggttatagatacagagaagctGAGATTTAAGAACCCCTGCTGTGGATACAGTTTGTAATGCAATTTGAGGCTGATGCGTAAGGACTAGTTAGTATGAAATTCTTTTATTACATGGTCCTCTGTTTTATTTGTATAGAATATCTCCACCTTGTTCTGATAAAAAAGTtttatggctttctttttttccctataaatttatttatttatttatttttggctgcgttgggtctttgttgctgcatgcgggctttcgctagttgcggcgagcggggcctactcttcgtcgtggtgcacgggcttctcattgcggtggcttctgtttgttgcagagcacgggcttcagtagttgtggcacgcgggcttagttgctccgcggcatgtgggatcttcccagactagggctcgaacccgtctcccctgcattggcaggtggattcttaaccactgcgccaccagggaagtccccataaaatAGTTTTGAGGCAGACAGTATCCTATTAGTTTGGTGCTTTGTCATAAGCAAGCCTCCCAGATTAGATTTTACAAACCAGAGAGAATTTTACTCTGGATTCCTATTGGATTTtgaatttaacaaacatttcatTCTATATTGAATGCCCATTTTGTTCCTATGTCACACACATGCAGTGGAGCTGGAGGGCCGTGGCTTATTTACAAATCATGCATATTTGGTTGGGTTGCAGAATGGCATAAGTCAGTATCAAAATGGCTCCCTCCATCGTCTTGGCTTAGAGGCCATGATACAAGAATGGGGGAGCCTCTGATTCATTCTCAAAAGAATGGTTTAAAACCTATCACTGTTTTTAACAACGATACAATACAGTCATATATGCTGTGGGAGCAGTGTTGCAAGTCATGGCGTCGCCCGGATGACCTAAAATACTTAATTATCCTTTGCCTCTTAGGACGGTGAAGAAGATGAAGCAAGTGATGGAGAAAAGGAGCAAGAGAGTGATGATGACTCTGATTAGACCACAGAATGATactccctccccatctctgccagCTACTTACCATTTTGTGTTCAGGGTTTCAAATCTGCTGTCTGCCTTTCTAACAGGAAGCATCCTATTTTGTCCTTAAAGAAGGGGCTTTATTGAATCAACTTAATTGTGGATTTCACAGGTTGTCTACTAACATCAAAGACCGTGGCTCAGAATTCGAATGTAGTGTTACTTACCAATTTAGGCAAACATGGCAGTGCTGTGCTAGCCTCCTGAATTCAGGGCAGTGCTGTGACTCTGAGCTTCAGGAGCTAGTTTTGAAACTCTGGATTTATTCTAGAATTTAGGCTTGTACCAGTCTTACaaataaattctgttttaagTTCTGCCTCAGCTACCTCATTCCTATTTTCGAATTTCCTTCATAGATGGAACTGAATTGGTGTTTGTGCAGAGAAATAATGGAGACTGGTACAACACATCAGTTCTACCAATTACAATCATATGTTCCCTATTACAAGGACCCTATTATTTGAGATGAGAAGATATTTTGTGATCTTTTTTGGAGGAGTGACGAATTTCTTTTAATGCCCAAAGAAAGTCGAATGTTtggctgctttttaaattttggtggtCATGTAGatatgataaaggagaaaaaggcagCATCAAATTCATGTTAACtttgcatatataatttttattttatttccacattATTCTGAGTTATACCTATAATCTAGTTAGAACAATGCTACAAAATTACttatagtttattaaaaatagaacattagGAGTACATTTCAGCTAAAATGGAGAActctcatgtcttctgccagaAAGCCCAGTTTCAGTGCTGCTACCAAGTTCTTTTTTGCCAGGctgtaaatattaatatttgttatatttgtaCCCACTTTTGTACTCTCTGGTAGTATTAGGGTGTGGCTGGTTAGGTTTTTTTGTTCGTTTTATGGTGGGGgaggttatttgtttttgtttttttaaattaatcgtTGACCCACATACAGATTTTTGACCCCTTCATCCTCATGTACATAGAAATCCATAATCTCCTTCCTTGACACTCTTTGTTTCCCCAACTCATTGTGGTCTTCAGTGTTGAAAAGAGTTCACGGTAGGCTCATTGGTTTATATGGTTTGTTTAATGGTTCTTTATTACATGTACATGTCAATGCTAGTTTGACTCTAAATGGTTGTTCAGCTTTACAATAGAAATGTTCTCCCTTGCTCTGTCACTGGCCTATTTTTGgacaggaagagaggaggggggCTCCTGAATTGTCACTGTTTGACTGAAAAGCAAGATGGCTGGGGCAAACACAGTTTCCTTTACACAGAAAGGTCTATGTAAGCTTCAGGCACATAGCAAAAGGCGTGGTGTGAGGAATGGGGATCAGATGGGGACACTTTACTTGGAGTGTTGCAAGGCAAAGGTGCACTTATTGTATGTCGCATACAGCAAGAGGATGGAGCACAGCATCTATTGGCACATGGTCACTGTCATCTGAATCTGAGGCTTCCTTAAGTCCAGTGGGCCCCTGGTGCTCCCGGCTGATGATTTTGCAAACGGCTGACTTGTCTGAAACTCTGAAGGTCCCAGTCCACTTTGGCGGCTGAGCCGTGATGACCCTGCCAAAGACAGAATCCACTCCATTGAGGCAGACAGGCTGAAGCTTCCTGACCAGCCCTTTCTTGTTGTTCATGGTTCGGAGCTCTGACGTGTGGCAGGGCAACTTGGGACTCACCCCAGGCTCCAGGAATGGACTGTCTAGAACTAGAGAGACCTCTTGAAAGCACAGCTGCACTTCAAGATTAGAAGGGGTGTGGGGGAAACAGGGGGAAGCCCTAAAGGGGTGCTTGGAAGGTGTAGGTGTTGTATGCTGCAGCCATTGGAAGCCCTCATCCGGTGGGGTCCATGGTGACCAGAGCTGGTATCCTGCCATTGACAGTCCTAGAGGAGAGGAATCAGAACATGGAATTTTCCTAGCATGCTTTTGGCAAGGGCATGGCTGTTTAAATTCACATCTCTGTCTCATTATTGACTTTAACTTACTCTGTAGTTCTCATGAAAAGATTCCAATAGATGTTAGGATATTAGTAATTCTATAAAGGGCAGTAGAGGATAGTGACAAGTATTGAATCTGGCAACTGCTATGTGTACTTTATTAAACCTTATCACAAGCCTCTGAAGGTAGgtttgtacccattttacagatgaggaaatagatgtGTCCAAAATGGAGTGTCCCTGTTCAGCATTAGGATCTGTGCTGTGTTGATAACTGCTGAAGTCAGAATCTATGCCTCTCAGGTGGCAGAAGCTGCTGGCATTTCATGATGAGACATTATTTGTGGATGGATGCTCAGAAAGGTGTGTCTTGCCAAATATTTGTGACTCTAAATCCCATGTATTTATACCGttggttctcaaagtatgattcttttttttctttcataattgagattttattggttgttttgaggatcagTACACAGACATTTCAACTTGTACACAATTCTCAACATACGTACCAAAAACCTAAAAAATCATGTAGTTGTGATTCTTTTCTGAACAGTTATTCCAGTGACTTTCCAGCTTAAAATTTGGGGGCAAATTTTCCTTCACAGGATATCAAGTaccaatatcttcaaatattgatATGCTGTTACATCGTAAGTCCCACTAATTCACAATTTAATAATCACATACACTACATACTCAAATTGTCGGTCGTTCACAGCACATTAACAGTTACTAGAAGAACTGGACTGCCACAACCAAAGATGTTACAGAGTGCACAAAATTCTGCCCAGGAGAGCCAAGATCAAGGGGTGAGTGGTTTGCTTTAGGAAACAATTCTACCAAAAACAACGTGGGAAGAGAAGTAATTTAAAGTGTTTAAGACATTAAATGCACAACTGACTCCAAACTGCCATTTAGTATGCTTTGTATTATAGGATATAAAAGCTACACCCAAGAGAATCAAAGCCTCCCATATTCAATATCCCACTATTTTCTGGttgtaccaaaaaataaacaaccagcaAATGATTTCACctcttaaaaaaaagcatttacacttaaaaaatgggatGAGGTGggattccttcctttttaaaaatgtttctagagcTACTAAAAAACTTGCATTTACAAAATAGTTGATAAAAATATTCCTCTGGATTGTACAAGAAGGGAAACAGGGACCACTGATAGGACCAGGTGTGTGATATTAATCAgacttggcttctttctctcctgcttcatGAGAAGCTGGGCTCTCCTCatttttagtttctccattttctgCAGGTAACTCTTTAGTCTCTTGGTTGGCCACTTCAGTCTGTTTTCCCTTTGCTCCCCTTTTGCCTTTTGTTTGCACTTTTTTTGTCGGAAGATTTATCCTTTCCTGCCGCCTTTTTTGGCTTCGTTTCCACTTTTGCAGGAGCCGGATTAGCTGACAACCTCACCGATCTCCTCTTGGGCTCCTCCTTCGCCGCCCCCTCGGCCGAGCTGACCTTCCTCTTGGGCATCGtggcggcggggcgggcgggccgCGGCGTGCCGAGAGCCTTCGCGAAGCTGGGCTGCCTGGCCGCTGCCGCTCCTCCTGCCGCCCGAGCTGCTGGGACCCGCGGTGGGGGCCCCCTCAAAGTATGATTCAGGGACTAGAACCATGACAGTCATCTGGGAATGTggcagaaatgcagattcttgggccccacctGAGACCTatagaatcagaaactctggggggaAGGACCCTGCATTCTGCATTTAAACAAACCCTCCCGGGGAGTCTGATGTACCTTGTAGTTTGAGAACTTCTTATGCTGTTCCTTTAAGGAACTTCAGCTTTTACTATTCTTAATTATGGAGACAGTCTGCTCTTGGCCCTAAAAACCTCTTTTCTGACACAAGGGAGCAGCTCTCTCAGGGCCCTGAGCTACTTATATACCACCTCAGAGGAATTACACCAGGCTGGGAGGGAAAAGAATTCCAAAGGCCagtcttttaaagtttataaaagatttttctggttcttctatgtgtgttttgtttttgtttttttcttatctatGAAAGACCCACTGGTTAAGAACTTGATTCCCGCCCCGCCCTTTGGAGATAAAGGAAAGGGCTGGGAGGATGTTGCTAATGCAAAATTTATCCAAGTAGAATTTGGACTTGccatttttctactttaaaattgTCAACTactaacattttttgagcacctacctATTATGTTAAGGGGCATAGCATATCCCTTTTCTTTCCAGTCAAGTGtatttctctgcctcttctctagTCTCCCTCAAAGGTAGCAGCAGATCTGATCCCATCCCATCCAGTAATTGCCCAGGAAATACTGTTAAAAGTTTGACACCTCAACCATAGTTTGTGACACGGTAAGTTTCGTTTTTTAAAGGGAATTGTTAGTGACCTTTCAAACCAGAAGACCTGCCCGCTGACAGTGGTTAGTAGAAAGGAGATTTGTTGATTTCCTCCAACTGGTATGTTTCTCCTGATCTATGCAGGCCCTTATGCATACTGCTCAAATATCTGGGCTGCCTTCGGATGAGAAATTGACACCCAGGGGATAGTTATCTATTCCAAACAGGCTGTGGAAGGCTTCTGGTGCTTGATATTATGACCCTAGGAGCATACATCCAGGATCAGGGCTGCTCTGGTACACCACCAAGGCAAGGTGCAGGTGGAGGGCGTTAACGCCTCTGAGCAtatgaccaaaaaaagaaaaatcccaggaGCCTTTCCTCACTTGTCTCCTAAGAGGAAATAGGGCCAGAGGGAAAAGGCTTTATCAAATGTCCAGCCTAAATATTGGGcagaaccgggcttccctggtggcgcagcagttgagagtccgcctgccaacgcaggggacacgggtttgtgccccggtccgggaagatcccacgtgccgcggagcggctgggcccgtgagccatggctgctgagcctgcgtgtccggagcctgtgctccgcaacgggagaggccacaacagtgagaggcccgcgtaacgcaaaaaatatatatatatatttattttggctgcaccgggtcttagttgcggcacttgggatcttcattgctgcatgcagactcttagttgcgccatgcatgtgtgatctagttccctcaccagggattgaacccgggccccctgcattgggagcgtggagtcctacccaatggaccaccggggaagtcccctgagATGATTTTGAATTGCAACTTTTTTTCACCcagtaagtttatttttattttcctcttgaatAAAAGAGATACttgttatttaaaaagcaaacaaaacaggaGTTTTTATCGCAcagttgtgttttttatttttttgcggggGGTTGGTACGCGGgcgcctcactgttgtggcctctcccgttgcggagcacaggctccggacgcgcaggcgcagcggccatggctcatgggcccagctgctccgcggcatgtgggatcttcccagaccggggcacgaacccgtgtcccctgcatcggcaggcggactctcaaccactgcgccaccagggaagcccacttgtgttttttaaatgaaagtccCCCAAAGCAGAATTGTATGATTAAGAATTGTTGGATAGAGAAGGCTTCATGCTGTTATGACAATCTGCACCACAGTCCTCTGTCTAATCTGCCCAACATTAAGGGATGTATTCCTGGAGGTACCATTTGCCATCACCTCCAAGTCTGATACTCCACCTCCACGGCCACCATACATGTATAGAAAGCCAGAATCTCCCATACTTCATATTATTGATGATCTACAACATCAGTTTGGTCTGTATCATGCAACACAACATTCTGGTTGCACCATCCAGGGATTCTCGTGACAACAGCCGCATTTGCTCTGCTGAGAGCCCATATAATGTTTTTACAGTAGCCAGCAACATTGCCACACTGCACACACTATACCTATAGGCATGCAAATAATGGTCCAAGTACACATGATTGCAAAGGCAACTCAAATGACCACACAATACAATCA encodes:
- the FANCD2OS gene encoding LOW QUALITY PROTEIN: FANCD2 opposite strand protein (The sequence of the model RefSeq protein was modified relative to this genomic sequence to represent the inferred CDS: deleted 1 base in 1 codon; substituted 1 base at 1 genomic stop codon) — protein: MRQRCEFKQPCPCQKHARKIPCSDSSPLGLSMAGYQLWSPWTPPDEGFQWLQHTTPTPSKHPFRASPCFPHTPSNLEVQLCFQEVSLVLDSPFLEPGVSPKLPCHTSELRTMNNKKGLVRKLQPVCLNGVDSVFGRVITAQPPKWTGTFRVSDKSAVCKIISREHQGPTGLKEPQIQMTVTMCQXMLCSILLLYATYNKCTFALQHSK